The sequence below is a genomic window from Nicotiana tomentosiformis chromosome 6, ASM39032v3, whole genome shotgun sequence.
tcatgcaaggacgaagtaCATTGATATTCGATATCACTTTGTACGAGATATTATAGAAGAAGGTGCAGTCATGGTGCAGAAAATTCGGACTACAGacaaccctgctgatatgctaacaaaagtagtgattgcgatcaagtttcaacattgtttgaacttgatcaacattgttgaactttgaagattGGAGTTGAAGACACAATCAAAATTTATCAGTAAGAGAAAATTGCAAAAGTGGAatcttgccaaggtggagatttgttgaattttgacaagattaatgtgaactagtgtgaacatttgaaGCCTCCTTTTAAGAAGAAATTGGTAtatgcatttttcatgcatttacattgcatgttcacacttaatatgatgtcatgcatgacattattaaggccatttctcttctataaatagcaagggttttgttcatttgtaaacatctctcacttgccttcttatctcctaagtcatttgaatcttctttctctcttgtagtatttcacttgtatttttggagtgaaataaatttgagttgattgtgtccgagtactaggcaaaaatcaaattttgccgaacctcgttaagttctggtgttcattttattattgtctcatttactatttattagctacctttagatatagtagttgtgatttaatcactctctatatattcggcttccgcaaCAGTGAGAGGTAGTAGGTACCCGATGGAATAGTGGAGGGCAGAGTTACATGGTACATGTGCTGGTGGAAGGTGGCAAGTGCCCGACAGAATAGTCGAAGTGTGCACAAGTTAGTGGGAACACCAccgttaaaataaaaattaaaaaaaagaactaCTACATTCATAATTCTTCTATCGAGCAAATGTCAAAGAGGGTTGGGAGATAGCAGGCACCTAATAGAATAGTCGAAGTACGCATAAGCTAGTACGAACAATACCATTAAAAAAAGAAACTTACCACATTCATAATACTTCTCTCAAGCAAATGTCAAAAAGGGTTGGGTTAGTTGGGCTTATTGAACAACCTCAAGTCTTATCAGGTCACAGTAATAGGGAATCCTAAGCTTCCATTAGACAAAGATAATTAATTTCTCCAATAATACAATTCAAAAGGACCAATAACATCTTCAgtttttttcaattctttatatTTCCACAAAAGTCGAGCTGAACAGATACAGGTTGATAAAATTCAGAAACATACGTAAGAACACACAGTGAATTACCTCGAAAAATTGAAATTTTGAGAAACCCCTTAAAGTTTTAGGAGGAATGCTGAGGTTCTGAGGTCAAAATAACAAGTACCCATGAGAACTTTCGTATTGAATTTATCCACTGAATTTGGAATGTACCAAGTTATAGTAACCACATTTTGCTAAAAATGGAAAGTGCACATATCGCAAAGCTGAAAAAATCCCAAGGAAGAGGTGACCCTTTTGCTTAAGCTGAAGAAGTAAATAATGGATCTATGTTAATAGATAAAGGCAAATGGTGTATTCGAGAATAAGTTGAGAAACAGAAGGAGACGAAAATTGAACGAGTGTTAGATTGTTAGTGCAAGTGAAGACTGAGAAAGGGTAAGAAGGATTTCAGATTTTCAGGATTTGGTTGCTGGGATTGGCTTTGGGCTGTTGGTCACTCCAGTTTTTCAACCAGAAAGAGAAATAGAGAGGGGTTTAATTGTTTGTTGTACTATATAACAGAGCATAAATGTAACGAATTTGTCGGATTTGTTTACTTTGGTCTAGCATTGTTAGCCCGcgccaaaaaatatttatattcgtttgacgaaaaaatatataaaatttgtatataaaatacagaatatgtatatatacaaaaaatatactacatattttttcggctattatttaaAAACGGTTATACAATATCATTTTACCTTTATGTTTTCCATCGTATAAGATAACACTAGATATGTTATTATTGATATATTCACAGATTTATATAGGACTATTGCCTTCTGGTTGACTCACAAACTTTCGGTTCAAAACAGATATTTTTGCGCCAATACATTTTTGTTTAATTGACAATCCAACTTACAACATCTTTATGATTACCCTCAAATAAAATAATGTTCATCTAATGATTAGTCAAAAATTCAAAAGTTAAATAGAAAATTGATTTGCTCCATTTGAATtaacaaaacaaagaaaattgaaaaattatagataaaaaaaaatagagaaattatgTATGAAAACTCGGAAGTGATGTTTGAGCTTGTGAGGGACAGTTGAAAACTCATCACAAGAAGGATGAGTCTGGCAATTACTCTCTTTTTGAGGTGGAGGTGGAGGGTTAGTTGGTATTTAATAGAGAAAATTTATTTACGTTCAATGTTTACAAATGAGACAATACACTTCATACCTATGGTTAAATTAGAGAGGCATATATAAGAAGACACATTGTTTATTGATTTAACGTACTGTATCTAATCGTCTTCtttccatttctttttcttttggtggGTGACAAATTTTTGCCTAGTTTGATGTAGAAGTATAAACTCTGAATCATAGAGATTAGTACAATTTTACTTGGTCTAATATTTATTTAGAACACTTAAATGAATATTCTCATCTCTCCTTTAAACAAATATTTGTACCCCACTTGTCTTTTTCTTTCTCCAATCTGTGTATTATATCTTCCTTTTTGAAAACATTTGAAGACCTGACTATCTTTATCTTTATTGTTTgacaatttacaatatattttGACCCAATATGCTTGTCTTTTGGTTAATACTTCTTAGGATTCTCTCGACAAAGTAATTCTTCCGCTAGTCATGCTTGGAAAAACAAAGTGCCCAAAACGATTTAAGGAAGAATCGCCAAAGGTTGATCTCCTATGGAATTTGTTTAGTGATGATTCCGTCAAAATATCGAGTAGTTCACATTAATCGATCATAGACCTGCTTGTGCCTTCAGACGAGAAAGAAAGAGTAGAAAGATAGGTTTTTCGTCGATTAGTCAAGCAAAGCTAACAGAAATAAAGTTATTCATTCAAACATTAATGGCGTACCGATAAAAAAGATCTCCTTCCGACTTCGACGAAGCAGATAGAGAAAATAAGATTGTTTCCGGGCGGTGAAGTAATGGATAAAATCACTTTACCCTTAATAAGAGGTCTCAGGTTTTAGCTTTAGAAATGAAAAAAATCCTGGTAGGAAACGTTTTTCCATTAATGAGCCTTACGCGGCGTGAATACGAATTAGTCGAGCCCCAATAAAAGGGCAGTCCATGCACGAAGCATTATGCATTCTCGTAGTCCGTAGAGCTGGGAAAGGGCATACACCCCAGGGGTGTGATGTAGTCGGATGCCAATACTACGGGAACTAAATACCAGGTgaaaaaacaaaaagataaataaataaaaaccaaaAAGCAGAAGGAAAGAAACATGGTCCCCAATAAAGCACATAGAATTGACATGGTATGTTAATTATATTCACATGGCTGTGGTGAGACCGTGAGAGAAGCTGAGGGAGGAGGAGGTTAAATTCGTAGCGTCATTCATCAAAGTGTACAAAAGGCGACTGTCAAATTGTTGAATTGCTTGAAAGATACTGTAAAAATTTAGGATATTCTAGTCATATGTTGTTTGATATAGAAGTTAATCTTTTGCTAAGGAAGTAAAAATGATGAACTTAGATGTTAAAACAGTTATATACATTGACTCGGGGTATTAATTTAACCAATTACTACAACGTGTTTGTTACCAATTTTATAAGATTATTAATTGATTTTATCATAGAAACTTATAAATGATCTAatcgtataaatattttttacactGTCATAATATTGAAATGGTAAAGAATATGGTGTTTCACGATTCAGCTTTTGATAATCAAGGCGCAATAGAAAGCATGTGCTGAAACAGCTTTAAACATAAATGATGATGAGATGAGTTTTATCTTTTGcgcttgaattattattattatacaaaGAATAGAAGACATTCGTGACAACGTGCAGTAGAAGAAAATGACACTGTCCAAGATTATTTTAGCAAAAGCTTCTAAGATCTAAGCCAACATTATAACATGAGCGTTAGGTGAACGTGAAGAAAACGAGATAGTATTAGGTAGAATAATTAAGATTATCACATCTTTATCAGTCAAAATCGACACCAAATACTCAAATAGGAATCAGTAGCAATGCATGTATGAATTGACACCATCAGAAAGACCATGCAGCAATGTTTTTTCTTCTTTGACGCGGAGAGGAGTAGAGCTCGGGTTGAAGGGAAAGCAGATGGCCATCAAAGGTTGCGATGAGATGAAAAAGATTTCTtcattcttaatcaaaagtctcGAGTTCAAGTCCAAAGAATAGAAAAATTATAGTAGTAAGCATGCTATCTCTCGTATAATCGAGATTCATTGTGAATACCAAATCTCGAATGTGGGAAAAAAGGGACAAGGAATGATGCTGAGAAGATTTTTGGGATCCCTAAAACGAATATGTGACGAAGGGATGCGCTTGACCTTGGGTGCTCAGAATCTTTCAGACCCCTCGAATTTGATGGCATCTATTCCCCCACTTCCAACTATTTCTTCATATTTTATCTATTACACTTAATATTTTTTTCCTTGCCTAGTTTCCACGGGATTTAATCGTTTTAGGCGCTTGCTGTATAATTTGCACTAACAATAACATCATATCCCTATTCCCAGCATAGCATGTTTCCTGCTATGTTTCTGTCCCACATTGTCGAAACAGCACCAATATATTCAAGGAACTAGACTTAAGTATAAATGGAGGTAGATAGTGTGTCCTTAATGTACTACCTTTCAGCTAGTACGTACTACGAACATAGTACTTGACATTATCATTAGTTCTGAGATTTTTCGGGCTCAGTAACTTGAGGTTGGAAACGCCAACAAAAGATTCAAGGGGCAATGAAACATTAAGTAACAAAAGCGAGGCATAGGCCATCCCACAAAATGCAGCAAAGGAACGACCCGAAAAGATCTGATGCTCTGCCACCATGAGAATGATTTATGCGGCTTGAGATAATATGCAAAACAAATGAGAGTTCAGCATGTCAAATCGATCCAGACGGCTTGTTAACACTTCATGAACGAACAAATGACTGAACGAAGAAGGTACAAGCCATGAGATGTTTGAAAAGTTAGCAGTACAATTATAACTTCAGTTAGAAGATCTTCACAGGAGCGTACAAAGTCGATCTCTTAAACTAATTTTACAAATCACTTGTAGAATTCAAAGTCAGTGTCAGGCTTCTTCACATTGGTCCTGTAGCCCTTTTCAAAGTCCTTGGGGAGTATGACATATCGATTCTTTCGCACTGCATGCATACCTGCTTCCTGACAAATAGCTGAAATCTGCAGACGTTGCAACATGAATCACAATCATGTTGTACGGAAAATTGAAGGACAAAACCAGACACAGCACGATATAAAACAACTATTTAGCCTGACTTCTAAATTTAGAACAGTAGTGGAGCATCCTATTTCTCCCTCAAAAAATAGATGAAGAGTAAGAGACAAACCTCAGCAGCACTAATTTTATCAGGGCGAGAAACATAATCTTCCAAGTCGACCTCATCACCTAAGTTCATCTTAGCAGTGCAGACCTGGACAAAAATCATCCAGCTTTAGATTCTTGGACTGTAATGGTAACACAGAAAAATCTAGGATAATGAATGAGATACACAATCCATAAACCAATCTCTCAAAACTTCCTACCACAATTTTCACTCTTAAATTATTTTCCTTGGTGCTGGGGAATAGGGTTAAAGAAGAAATCCTTATACAAAGTCATCCAAAATTCTACCTGAAAAACAAGCCTCTTTTGACGCCTATCAGGCAAAGGAAATTCAATCTTCCGATCAAGCCTTCCAGGACGCAAAAGTGCAGGATCCAAAGTATCAGCTCTATTAGTTgccataataactttcacattcACGGTCTGGTCAAATCCATCCATCTGCAGGAGAAACACCAAAGAGAAACTTCATAAACAATTCAAAGGGCATGCATTCTGACAGATTACTTTAGAAGAATACACAGAAGCCTACCTGATTCAGCAACTCCATGAGGATACGCTGGACCTCCCTATCAGCTCCAGTCTGAGCATCAAACCTGGCAGTTGCAATTGCATCTACCTCATCAATAAATATAATTGCAGGAGCATTTTCTTTGGCAAGGCGAAAGACATCACGAACCATTCGAGGACCCTGCACAGTCGGAGAGTAAAGGAGAAAATTAAAGCTTGAGTAATAGAAAAAAATGGAGTCTTGTCACCGTTCATGGACTGTAAAATTGACCGAGTTTTGTCACTCTTAACTCAGGAGTAAAAAGGAAATCTAAAGAAAAACATATTTGTGTAAAAGAAATTATAAATTGATCCGAAGTAGCATCCCCAATAATACAGTTCTGTTCAACATGATGCACGCGACAAAATGTACAATATTGCACTCCAAGCTGCATATTGACATAATGGAACTGTTCTACTTGATTGGGTGCAGAAAGCTGGTCCGTCTCTAATTTATCCcgaaaaaaataaaggaaaaacaaAAGAGGACCCCACCCCCAAAAAAAATGGCTTGTCTCTACGGCCACTTCCAAATATCAACAAATGGTTCTTGCATAGGATGTTCTTAGTTTCACGAAATATTTTCTTGCATATCATGTTTTGCTACTCAGCCTGATTGGGGCAGCAGAATTCCATGCCCCCTATCTTTTAGTGAATtatattagtgttgccttcttTTCACAAGGTCTGTAAGATGCCTGGGGATAATTGTCGTTTTAATAATTAATGAACTAATCTTTGATCTTAGATTAAAAAAATTAACCAAGTTAACTATTGCAAATAGAACAATATATACAATTTGGGACAAAGGTAACAATAATTAACTGCCTTATTCTCACACCACAAAAAAGGCACAAATCAGGAAACTTAAAAGGGCAAAAAAGTCTTGGACAAGAAGCAAATGCTTTCTTTCTCCAAGATTCTTCCAAGATGGAAACAAATACTTTAAAATCCATTTTTTATCTGAAATGACACAGTCAAGAAAGTTTGAAGAAAGAACAAATGGGTAACGATTCATTGATGCACAAAAATAACTGCTCAGACTATCCCATTACTTCAATACATACCTCACCCAAGTACTTCTGAACAAATTCTGAGCCAACAACCCTTATGAAGGCAGCAGTAGTGTGATGAGCGACAGCCTTTGCAAGCATAGTTTTCCCGGTACCTGGTGGACCATAAAGCAAGACACCACGGGGAGGATCTATACCAATCTGCTTGTACAACTCGTGATGAGTCAGAGGTAACTCAACAGCCTCACGGATTTCCTGCTTTTGTATGTCACATCCTCCAATATCCTGGTTTGAGGAAAACATAAGTTCATAAAAGCAAAGAAATAGACACCTATTAACAGGGTACAACATTACATTAGACATTTGTTTGTATGTAGTAGTAAGTGACATGTGCATGTGCACACACATATTTAGGGAGCTTTTATTACAATTAGTACATAATGTTTTCCCTCTTAGTGCTCTGAACTAAAAGCACGCTTTACCTTAGACGACACTAGCATTTAATGATTTTGAAGAACAAAACTGGAGAAAAGACCACGAGTTGCAGAGTCCATGCTCACGTTCCCTAGCATCAATTGTAAAGTGAATCCAGACCACTATATTGCATATTTGATCAGTTAATTACAAAGTTCAATCCAATTACTTACGACCCTTTTCCTTTCTTTCCGATACAATATTAATATGGGTTAAAGAAAACCAATAACGCACTCAGTGGCGGAGGTAGAAGTTATGCAAGGGGATTCAAAAGAAATACTAGAATGTTACACTTGAGATTTGAGCAAATAATGTAAAGCAAATTTTGAACCCCCTGCGTCACTTCACTAGAATATTCCCTTCTGTTAAGGGGATTCTACAGTTTATATAGTAAAAAAATGTTCATTTTTACCCTATTTGCACAGTATAATTTTGCCACGAAGGATATTCAATTTGAATCTCCTTGACTCTACATAGCTCTGCCCCAGAACACACTATATCAATATTAACCCAATACATTTATGATGCACTAGATGTTCAAAGACACCAGCCTACTAACTACTCTTTGTTATGTTGTTTCTTTTCAAAGGTGTGTCCTGCTTCCTGTTTCACTTGTCTTTCACGCCACAGTCTTGAATGAAAAATGATACTTCCTTCTAAAACCCGTAAACAAGGTTTCGGCTTTCCTTTTTGCTTTTGAGG
It includes:
- the LOC104087896 gene encoding 26S proteasome regulatory subunit 6B homolog — translated: MATPMVLDPKPLPEAPSTRPDPYIQDVLSDGEDDLYARLKSLQRQLEFIEIQEEYVKDELKNLRREHLRAQEEVKRIQSVPLVIGQFMEMIDTNNAIVGSTTGSNYYVRILSTINRELLKPSASVALHRHSNALVDVLPPEADSSISLLSQSEKPDVTYSDIGGCDIQKQEIREAVELPLTHHELYKQIGIDPPRGVLLYGPPGTGKTMLAKAVAHHTTAAFIRVVGSEFVQKYLGEGPRMVRDVFRLAKENAPAIIFIDEVDAIATARFDAQTGADREVQRILMELLNQMDGFDQTVNVKVIMATNRADTLDPALLRPGRLDRKIEFPLPDRRQKRLVFQVCTAKMNLGDEVDLEDYVSRPDKISAAEISAICQEAGMHAVRKNRYVILPKDFEKGYRTNVKKPDTDFEFYK